Below is a window of Blastopirellula marina DNA.
GCGCAAGTAATTCTCGAACGGGCCGACGCCGCCAAAGAGCGAGCGACCCGCGTCGCCCGGGGCGAAGAGGGAGAATTGTCGATCGGTTTCTTTTCGGCACCAGTAATCGGATTCTTGCCCGACTTGATTCGGGAATACCGCACCGAACATCCTCAGGTGAAGCTGCACATGAAAGAACTCACACCTGACAAGCAACTGACTGCTTTCGCTAAGGAAGATATCGATGTCGGTTTCACGCGGCCTCTGCCGCCCGGCTATCCCGAATTGTCCACCGAAACGTTGTTTCACGAACGCTGGGTAGCAGTCGTGAGCAAGTCGCACTGTTTAGCAGGAAGACGTCGAATTCGATTAAGCGATCTTGCTTGCGATTCCTTCGTATTACTTGAAAGACGCGTTGCGATTGGTCTGCACGATCATGTTATCTCCGCTTGCCAGAAGGATGGATTCTCACCCGCGGTAACGCAGACGCCAGAATTGATGACGACAGTCCTGACCTTGGTAGCCGCCGAACAAGGAGTCAGCGTTGTGCCGGAAGGGGTACGCAACCTGCAAAACCAGCAGGTCGTGTTTCTCCCAATTTCACCAGGGCTCGATCCGTTTCCCTTGATCATCTGCTGGCGAACACGCGACACATCTCCGCTTACTGAGGCGTTTCGCAAGTTGGTTTGTCGGCGGATGTCTCAGATTGTGAAATCAGGAAGCCCTGACGAAGTTGACTGAGGGTAAATCGAACTAACTCACAAACTTGATGAAGGTTTAAAACATGAGTCGATTTCGATTTAGTCTCTTGGCGTTGATGATCTTAATCGCTGTGGTCGCCGTGATCATGGCCATAAAAACGAACCGTGATAGGCAG
It encodes the following:
- a CDS encoding LysR family transcriptional regulator, whose translation is MELRHLSYFVAVATQLNFTRAADSLLVSQSALSKQIADLEREVGTPLLERNKRVVRLTPAGRVFFEDAQVILERADAAKERATRVARGEEGELSIGFFSAPVIGFLPDLIREYRTEHPQVKLHMKELTPDKQLTAFAKEDIDVGFTRPLPPGYPELSTETLFHERWVAVVSKSHCLAGRRRIRLSDLACDSFVLLERRVAIGLHDHVISACQKDGFSPAVTQTPELMTTVLTLVAAEQGVSVVPEGVRNLQNQQVVFLPISPGLDPFPLIICWRTRDTSPLTEAFRKLVCRRMSQIVKSGSPDEVD